The Mercurialis annua linkage group LG7, ddMerAnnu1.2, whole genome shotgun sequence genome includes the window TCATATACTGGTTGATGAGGTTTGTCTTTTTGCTTTTATTTCgacttaattagtttaatttatgaTATTGCTGCTTGGAGGAAAGGCTTGGGCACATAATCCTTGCTCCTAATGCTGAATTATCTGCATTTTTCCAACTCAAGTCAAGCCTAGTTGTTCCTTTTACAATGCATGTATCCACATATATGCTTATTTTTACATTTCAGCTTCTTTGACTTGTTGTAGGATTATGAACCTATATTATTTGATGTTAGTATGATCTCTGGAGGAATTCTTACCGACAAAAGAAATATTTGGTATCAGTATGTAGATGGGTGTTATGGCTACATTGATCCACTTTGTGCACGTCCAGGTATATTATTGTTGTGTGAACCTTttccctctctctctctctcctaTTGGAAAATAGTGGTGTTTTATGTATTGGTTAAATGTATAACTTCCCATGATATGACTTAGCAAGTTTCTTATGTTTTATAAAGTCTTATTACTTGCTTTGATACATAATCATTCTCTCCAGTCTCCATTAATAGAGATGATAAGCGACCAATAGACTCTGACTGAGCTTATGCTTAGAGATTAGACTAACTGTCAAATAGAAACTTGTGTTTGGTTTTGTGGTTTTGGAACGTCTCATAAACATTATTCATTTGGCTCAATTTTTGATGGAGTAGAATTGGTAGCATGGAAtttctttttacaaattttcttTTGAATGGAGCGTCCCAAAACTTCTTCCTCCTTCCAACTTATGTCATTTGttggattttctttttctaacaTTATAGTTGAAGCCAATTAGACAATTATAGTGAAACAATTTTACTATgataaaaatgatttaaaagttTTCGACCTTTCTAAAAATATGGCCCAAAATCGTGCAAAGTGAAAGCAAAGAATCCACATTTGAGATTATGGCACTTTGTTCCTTTTAAGAAGTGAAAGAGGAACAAAGTGCCAAATAAAAGGGAGCCACAGTTCTATCCATAGTTCTTCAACTCTATTATTTGAGTTCTAACTATTTACTATTTGCCTGAATTTTATGTATCTTTGAATCTATTTTGGGGTTCATTAAGCCACTCACTTGTCATCACTCCATCTTTGGACATTTATATGTTGTTTTAAGATAGATTCGAATCTGATATTACAGTATGTAATAGCCTAATAGGGGATATCTCTCTGCGGTGTCTGTCTTCTAGTCTAGCCGGATTCATTTTAAGATTTCTCGATGAAGGCAAAAACCTTTGTCCCGTTTCAGTTCTCCCCTTAGTACCAAATTGTATTCTTCATTTTAAATGTTACTGCTATTAGAACATAAATAACTATCCTATTCAAGGAATGTCAATTGTACTAAGATTATGGAACAGGTATCATTTAACTTTCTCTATCCTCTTCGCCTCCACATAAACAAATGTTTAATGTTATCATATCGATGGTTTTGTGCTATTTTATTTTGTGCAATATAATCAAATGTGTTTTTTCTCTTGTTCAAAAGTTTCTCATCTTTGTATCATATTATTAAATGTCGCAGTTGTTTAAATCTGATTTTAATTTAACTACATGAGCTCACAGTTTATGCGCCACTTTAATAATATGCAGGTAAATGGTCAGATAAATGTGATGTTTTTTCATATGGTGTTCTGCTCTTGGCTCTTATTGGAAAAAGAGTCAGCAAGTACAATGCCGAATCTCCCCCAATAAGTGGCAGCTCACAAAATTCAGTAATAGACTTCGGTAAAAGAAACTGTGCACTTTTGCATCAAAGCTTAGCGTTAGGATCGGATTTTTATTCGACTGATGCGACTGAAATCACCAACTTGGCAAAGAAATGTGTTCAGAGTGATCCTCAAAGGCGGCCtacaatgaaaaaaattatgagaTGTTTGCAGAATTTGCAGATTGTTCAACATAATGCGAGCACCTGGGAAATTTGCAAGCTGCTTAATGGCGATAAGGCTATTCTTACAGGATATCACTATTCCGATTCGACAGGTACTTGATACTCCTTAATTTTAGATTTCAGAAAATCTGTTAAAGAGATATGGATTGTGCTTTTTTGTCTGAGCTGAAATATAACTATTCTGATTGGCCAGGTACTGGATACTCCTTATTGTTAGATTTCAGCAAATCTGTTAAAGAGAGATTAGTTCATTCCTCACTAACCATGGATTGTGATTCTACGtctaatttgaatatttaagtTGATAGATTACCATAAATCTCTAAACACTTTCAACAAAATGTATAAGGCTAGTTTTTTTCTCCAATATTAAAGTGCTGTGAGGCATCGATGAAGCTGTAGCTTCTTATGGTggaatttcttttttaattgataGTTAGGTGCTAATAGGTCAGTTTAATTACTGGGTTGGGGTGCTGGTTCTGTtcatgccttagtggatttgtTAATTAATATGTGTTAGCCCAAgctttatataattgaaaagtcctaaaattatattaattgatgTAAGAGCGGGCATGGGCGATATAAAGAGCAAGTCTTAATGCTTCTTTAAATGGAAATGGGCTTTACTCGGACCAGGCCTAGGGATATCCCCTTCTCTAGCCGAGTTCTTTTCTGAGTCTTAGGTGTTTTatttgttagattccatcttaaaaccaattggtattaagtggaggtgcccaaccaatatataaacacatgtccactcacaaacacaaccaatgtgggatttcccactttaacactccccctcacgcgtagcgtgtacgggccgagcaacaaagtcccccctcacgtaaatctcacgtgggccgggctaaactcaaattgtgtgaatggacaaggctttgataccatgttagattccatcttaaaccaattggtattaagtagaggtgcccaaccaatatataaacacatgtccactcacaaacacaaccaatgtgggatttcccactttaacattATTAATTAAACCCATTAGGCCTAGATGCTACTAAAGGAATGCATTCTATGTTTAGAGATTTGGGGAGTATATTCTAACCACGTGAGCCATATGGATACTATAATAGGTAAACAGTTTGGAGAGTGTGCTTACAACATGTGAGAGTGCCTTTACACAGCTTACGTGGTGCAAATGTAATCTCTTAAATGTTCCTCTATGTTTATTTGTGGACACTGTCAAAAAGAATATTTCCATTCTGTTTCAAGATTATAATGTTGCAAATTTTCACTCTTTAATTTCGTTGGTCATACTGCTTCTACGTTGGATAGATAAACTTTTATAGTACATTGCTTTCCTTCTGTTACCAGTAACTTGTTTGTTGATGTATGTGGGTTTTTTGGATAGTGAAGGATAGAAGACTGTTAACATGGAATTCAGGACATGTCTCACAATTCAATAGAGGCTCAGATTATTGCCGAGCTGGTAAGGAACTGTGCTTACAAGCACTATATTATGGATTTCCTGAATCTGTTGTTAAATAACATGCCTCTACATTTCTCTAATGGTTCTGCCTGTTTAAAAGTCATGTCAGGACtggccaaacaattaaaactttCTTGCCAAGGCACATCTTTCCTTGTTTCAGTCTCCTCCATAGAGGGGATTATTTTGtacatttgaaatttttatttatacacACACATTATGTTGTACATATGCAATGCCTAGGTAATTTTCATAGGGCGCGTAATTCAGATATACAGAATGTAATGACCCACAAGAAGCTCAGGTTTAATAAACTCTTGAAATCGCCGAAGTAAACggatattttattttctagatATATTCACGGAAATGACGATTAATATCCATGCCCATAGCCTTAATTGGACGGGATAAATCTATTTAAAACGTACACTATATAAGGAAATCTGACAACTTGTTAAGTGCTTTTAGTTCCTATATCTAAAGTGACTTGTCTCCAATTGTCCATATATAGACGCACAAAAGGATTGATAACACATCATAGTATGATAAATATGTATTTGAAAGAGATCATCTGTTATGGAAAAGCTGTGTCTGAATAACATGAAGGTTATACTGCACAGCCATTAGCAAGAGAAATTCTAAAAAATTGTTTCTTGCTATACCGTTTCGTGATATAAGTTTTCAGCATTCTATATGATTTATTTGGCCTATGAGTTTAATCCTAGCAATTGTCTCATGTGTTATATTTCTGGGTGTCAATTTTAAGATATAGATATCTAAATTATGTTGCTTGAACTGCGCCCATGTAACAGATGTCAAAAAGCTCACTGCTCCGTATAAATTTGCATTCTGAATTGTTAGAGGAACTAGCACTGCATTTCAAAATTGTGAAATCCACATGATTATTTCTTTTCAGTTGACTATAGTTTTCCATTTCTGATGCCTAATTTATGTTTATCACTAGGGAAAAACACTTTGGAAGAAGACTATGACACACTTGAAGTGTTTTCTTACAAAGAGTTAAGTATGTTCACCAACGGATTTAATGAACAAAATTTTATTGGAAAATTCCAATTTGGACGTGTATTTCGTGGCATGATTCAAGAGAAAAAAGTGATGGTGAAGATTTGGGAACCTAGCAATGAAATATATTTGGCTAGTCAGCATGGTAACAAAGGCAGGTTGAGGGTAAGACGATGAACAATATGTTTATGTCTTCTATGTTTGACCTCTAACTTGAAGTCTTAAGCATGCCTGACGCTAGCTTTTCTTTTAGGATGAAATTGCATTGCTTCGGGATGCTAGATTTAGCTCTCATCCAAATATGGTGAAATTGATTGGATACTGCCACGAAGAGGAGAAACTTGGCGCTGTTTATGATCTGGATCCACATCAAACTTTATATAATCTTTCACCTAAAGGTGATTAATGTTTTTTCTTGTATCTAATTTTTGCTCGTGCATTTCTGGCGTGGATATATGTACAGTTTTTTATCCTAGTCATTTTGCCCTTGCTTTTTGATGAATATTTTTCATTATAGAATTCATTCGTTGTGTTTTCTTTTCATCACCTGAACCTTATTATAGTAAGCTTTGCTCATgataaccaatttttttatttttaaatttgaatcaaTGGCTTTATTCATTTTGATCATTGTTGGGGACTAAATATTGATTCTAATGAAATTTGATAATGTTATTGTCTAGTTTATTAGTTGACATTTTGGGTTTATGTAGTCCTTACAATCATGCTAAGAAGTCCTTAGACTTTCTCCTAATTACTATTTTCCCTAGTCCCTAAACAATATAAATCTCAACAGTTCTCGATCAACTCATTACATCTTTAATAACTGTTTTTGACAATGTCTTTTCATTTGTAGATGACTTGACTTGGCTGCAGAGAATTAAGATAGCGTATGAGTTTGCTTGCCTTCTTGAGTTTCTACATGCTCGCAATCTGCCATATATGCCGTTTCTGGTTCGGAACCTAGATGCTAATCACATTATAGTCGATAAGGTCTTTACATGATCTTTGTTTTACGTCGTACTTCTTTTTTACagtcttttttcttttccttctaTTTTTTACTGTATTAATTCCTTCAATTGGATCAATTTGATTTGTAGGATTACAGCccaaaattatttgattttgggATGTCTATTGGTGGAATTATTCTTGATGCTAGAATTGACAGAAATCGGTTTCTTTTTGGATGTTATGGTTACATGGATGCAGATGCCTTACTTGATGGAGGTATGTAAACAAAATGCATTTTTGTTTccagttttttaaattttggctgCCAATTATGCAGAAATAATATATACTTGAACCCTTCCTTACGGGTAATATTACGGATGATATTATAATGAAAAACAGTAGGAAAGAGTCATCATGCtagttttttcaaataaatcatttttggtTGGTTTTTATTATGACTTTGGCCTTATTTGAGAATTTATGTTTTATCTGTACAGGTATATGGTATACTTTCTCTGATGTTTATGCATACGGTTGTGTACTTCTGGGCTTGATATCCAAAAAGGTATATACAGAAGAAGATGTCAAGAATGGCTCCGTTTATGTTAGTGATTCGGCCATTGCATATTACGACGAAGAAAAATCGAAGGCGCGTTTTAACCAAGCTCGGTTTTCACTTGTGGAAAGGAAGCTATCAGAAGATGGTGATCACTTTGCTAGAGACGGAGCTGAACTTACAAGATTGGCGTTGCAATGTGTAGCTTTGGATTTGTTCGAGCGACCTAGCATGAAGCAAGTTGTAAAACGTTTGCTAAATCTACAAGTTGTCCGTAAACATGCTAAAGAATTGGGCATCAGGCAAGTTggcaaaaaaaactaaaagacaAGGCATCAAAAAGTGCTTGAGGCGATGATTTTTTCATCAGAAGTAGAATCTAATTACGTTAGCAGTGAATGATTAGTAGTTAGATTTTTCAAACCTTTTTAAACTGGCCTTGAAGGCATTTGATTATATTATAGGATTGTATATAATATATGCTTGTTCAACTCCTTTTTCTAAACAATTTTATTAAGAACCTTATACCCAATTAAGGTCATTTGGCCTCCTTAAAGTGGCAAAAGTTTAGCTTTTGATGCTAAGTACATGGAAGAtcataaaagataaatttgatATTGCTGTTTGGATTTTACAGCTTTTGAGTATTACCATAAAAGAACAGAAAAAGTTTATTAGAACAAGTTTGAAATTATAGAATTGTGTTTCTGaccgtgtatgaatttagaaaaaatgaaagttggtgtattctTATGAGAATTTtgaaagaacgtgattaaactgagaaaacgtgtaaagttggtgaatttttatgacattaacacTTTTATTAAACAACTAAATCATATAGtagtaactttttttcattgcAATTCAAACCAAATTATTTATTTGCAAAAGAGatatatatgtacatattaAAAGGGCTTAATTGtgtttaaaactcaaaaactTTAACGTGCATTGTAATTTCAACATTAATTTTCGGTTTTGCTAATGGTGGACGtcaacttttgaatttttgcatTTCAAACTGAAAATAAATGTCGATTTGGACGCACCATATTGAAAATTATGAtcctccatggaagacgaacCAAGCTTGATTCATCTTCCTCAAAACGAACCAAGGATCAGAGGAGGTAGGGGGAGTTAGAGGCGTTCAAAGGTTAGAATGGATATCACTGAATAAATGGAAAAGGGTTATTTATGCTCTTAAGGTTTGTTTACAGAATCAAGTAAGCCTCTAACGTccgaaaaagttcaaatatacctccaacgtcttaaaaaatgaacaatcagaccCCAATTTGGTTCATAAATAAGACATTGGGGCCTGATTGTCAAAATCGAGGGGCTtggttgttcatttttttaagacattaggagcatatttgaaccttttcggaCGTTGAGGACTTACTTGATCCCCGAGTCAAACCTTATTGGCATAAATGACTCTTTTtccataaattaatataattagtttatattaaataaaaaaaattgttatccatttttttgaattaattaatagaGAAAAAGGGTTTGTGTTCTATTTATAACactaaaaactattttttataattcgaaAAGGAAGAGCGCATGTGGAATAAATTGAACCCACGATTTAGCAATTTGCTGTGCAacatttatatcatttgagttataactcattgtACACTATAGGCTATctagaatatatgttaaatatcaagaatcattttgaatttttttaaataaaaaaaacatcaataaatatattagggtataattgaaacttAAAGGTATTTGAAAAATGGTAATTTCACAAGATCAGAGTGTAAGTAAAAAGGGCTAAAATGTGAGTGTTTTTTCAGACATTAACATTTTTTACTTAATTCCACCATTGTATTTTGGTCATTCACCCTATATATttctcttaatttataaattattatcttaATATAAACTTTATCATACAATACCTTGAATGTGTTTTCCTTGAACCTTCTCAATCTGAACTCATGACATACTCATCACATATAGCAAACATATGCATTCCAAATTCAAATATGACACTTATTTTATCGGACTGTAGATTGTACGCGCATCACACGTTAAATTCTTACGTTACAACGGTGAGGATGATACAAAACATGTACTAGAAAAAAAGTCTTATAGATGCCACGATATACATTAAACTTTTTTACTCATGTATTCATTCTCAGCATCTATATTAAATAGTGCATTAGCATCAAATTTGAAAAGTGATGCCAAAAAATTACTTACCGGCCTGGATgttttcatttgaaaatattACATCACCCTCTCAATATATTTCATTTGAAATGTGCAACTGTTTTGCatgaaaaaatattgaattaaacAAATAGTCAACATTGATTAGAAATtgggtttttgacatttttgttcCTCCCTACCATATATAATTCCAGATTTGTGCCTGCTGGTCCTGGGCCCACACATCCCGTCATATGAGATAGCGGGCTGGTAGCTAATCTGGGTGATTAGCTTAATCACCCAAATTAGCACCACCCCGCTATCTCATATAGCGGGCTGGTccctccccaatgattggggagagagtaatCATTGGGGCAGACTATGATTGGGCAATAATTGCCcaatcagtttttttttaaaaaaaaactattatatgTAATAAATCGGAATTTAAGATAGCTATTTTCGAGCTAGTTTCGAACATTTTCGCgcattactttttttaaaaaatctaaacaaatATTGTAGGTGACTATTCAAACTAATGAATATGTGACATTTTAGGTTCGAAGGGTccaatgtaaaaaaaaattataacgttAAGTATcgccataatttttttatcaaagtccaaattcaaaaccgaatcaaacgtGAGTGTCCAATTTATACATTatatatttaagcaaaacactCTACAATTATACATTTAAGCAAAACACTCtacaattatatatttaagcaaaacacttTCGAGTTTATCAATTCTTGAGAAAATAATATATGAGGGTAGCTGGTGATTTGGAAACATTGTTTATTAAAGAGTGAGCAAACAATTGTTATAGTAGCCATTATTTATTCTGGTCTCATGCACAACATAATTGTCAATTTGTCATGCCATCTATTTTTATGTTCAACAGTTTCAAGTCACCTTGTGTAGCTGGATCGATTTATCTTTGATCTATATATATAGTTGGTTCAAGAAATTAAAGCGTATCAATTAATTGGGTCATAGATCATATCACTTCGGATTGattcggttttgaatttggaCTTTGATAAAAACAATTTGGGCGATACTTAacgttatatttttttttacattggACCCTTCTAACCTAAAACCATTAGTTTGAATGGTCACCTATAATATttgtttacaatttttttaaaaagtaatgctCGAAAGCGTCCGAAACTAGCCCGAAAATAGCTACCTTAAATTACGGTTTATTACATATAataggtttttttttaaaaaaaaaaactgactaGGTAATTATTGCTCAATCATAATCAGCctcaatgattggggagagagtgaattactctctccccaatcattggggagggACCGGCCCGCTATGTAAGATAgcgggctggtgctaatttGGGTGATTAAGCTAAGGGTTTTACTATTCGCCGCACAAAATTACTATCCACGGTCCAACTTTTACCAAAATATCTCTAAGCCATTTTCAGTTAAAAAAATACTCAATCCTCTCAACTTAACTAAAAACCCGACAAATAACCgagtaaatttataataaaaatatcaaaatcaccTAAAAATAGAGGACGGtaacctctaataattaatcggtttttaattttttcgtttttaattttttttaatgggtCATCGCCTGGATTTGGAGATGGACCCTATGGGCTATCGccttgatttggcgatggcTCTTATGGGTCATCGCCAAATCAATGCGatggttaaaaaaaataaaaaataaaaaccgatTATTTACTGGGGTTCCGTCCTCTATTTCTAGtcgattttgacatttttattgtaaattcgCTCGGATATTCGTTaggtttttaattgaattgagagTATTGGATTTTTCTgttaaaaactgaaaatggcttaggggtattttggtaaaacgttgggcggtgggtagtaatttagggcggtaaatagtagtcACCCAAATTAGCTACCAGCCCGCtatctcatatggcgggctggtaTGCAGCCCGCTATCTCATATAGCGACAGCGGGCTGCGTGGGCCCAGgtataaatttagaattttttttaaaaggcaCAAAtccgaaattttatttttagggagacacaaaaatatcaaaaagccTTGGAAATTGGCAGAGTGGATTTTTGGTAGAATTGTTTATTTAAGTAGAGATGATAAGAGAATGCAGAGAATATATGTTTTTctaaaattagagaaaaaagGGATAAAAAAGTTGATAagaaaaacatatttattttgaaagatAAAAGAGTTGGTTTTGCTCTTTAGATGTGGAGAGTCAAAccaactctttatttttatttttaaaagtacagaATTCATTGGAGTAGTTTTGGACTATAATTGTAAATGCTATAAACTTTCAAGTTATTTCcaaaaagatattaaatttattttatttttttaaagtcaTCAAACTTTAATAGTTGTTTTCAAaatgttcttttattttaatatattgatGTGGCcatctaaattaaaatattttgtaaatatatattataggccataaaaattgatatccatttttatataatttatatgatttggtaacatttgtcaatgttataaatatttttaatttacatagacacataagaaaattaaaatcgaaaaagaatttatgaaataaaaactaAAGTTTAGTGacattaaaagaaataaatttcaTTCCAATTTAATCTTTGAAATAACTTAGAAATTTGATTATCCAGAAAGTATCTGACCTTCAAATCCATAATAAAAGAATAAGACAATCAAAAAGTAGATCAAGCATAAATCGTCATTTTCAACATAAAATAGTTTAGAATCAAATGCAGTACTCCAAGTATATATAAAccccaaattaaataaaaagtaattagTTTATAGTGAGTGGTATAAATATCGAGTAGTCAAACAAAATACAAATGATCCCTTTAATAACCAGTTCTTAGGCTCAATCTACATGTACAAAATCCTATCTAATCGATTCGATTTGATTATAGAATCAAGTACCTTCTTGAGTAAGGAATCATCGCCTC containing:
- the LOC126657744 gene encoding probable inactive leucine-rich repeat receptor-like protein kinase At3g03770 isoform X1 — translated: MRTAIEKWKMGPDRYRRLFATFSIKAKQLAECTDGFSPQNFIGNFQFGEVYRGTFQGKDVIVKIWKDENSLYTVKPGDNEERYRDEIHLQKYFKENDLHPNMAKFYAHCDDGGYRAIIYHLQPKAIDTLHNLIEKDTFTWPQRIKVALGFASLLEFMHAPHPKYLPYLIRNIDAAHILVDEDYEPILFDVSMISGGILTDKRNIWYQYVDGCYGYIDPLCARPGKWSDKCDVFSYGVLLLALIGKRVSKYNAESPPISGSSQNSVIDFGKRNCALLHQSLALGSDFYSTDATEITNLAKKCVQSDPQRRPTMKKIMRCLQNLQIVQHNASTWEICKLLNGDKAILTGYHYSDSTVKDRRLLTWNSGHVSQFNRGSDYCRAGKNTLEEDYDTLEVFSYKELSMFTNGFNEQNFIGKFQFGRVFRGMIQEKKVMVKIWEPSNEIYLASQHGNKGRLRDEIALLRDARFSSHPNMVKLIGYCHEEEKLGAVYDLDPHQTLYNLSPKDDLTWLQRIKIAYEFACLLEFLHARNLPYMPFLVRNLDANHIIVDKDYSPKLFDFGMSIGGIILDARIDRNRFLFGCYGYMDADALLDGGIWYTFSDVYAYGCVLLGLISKKVYTEEDVKNGSVYVSDSAIAYYDEEKSKARFNQARFSLVERKLSEDGDHFARDGAELTRLALQCVALDLFERPSMKQVVKRLLNLQVVRKHAKELGIRQVGKKN
- the LOC126657744 gene encoding probable inactive leucine-rich repeat receptor-like protein kinase At3g03770 isoform X2, whose translation is MRTAIEKWKMGPDRYRRLFATFSIKAKQLAECTDGFSPQNFIGNFQFGEVYRGTFQGKDVIVKIWKDENSLYTVKPGDNEERYRKYFKENDLHPNMAKFYAHCDDGGYRAIIYHLQPKAIDTLHNLIEKDTFTWPQRIKVALGFASLLEFMHAPHPKYLPYLIRNIDAAHILVDEDYEPILFDVSMISGGILTDKRNIWYQYVDGCYGYIDPLCARPGKWSDKCDVFSYGVLLLALIGKRVSKYNAESPPISGSSQNSVIDFGKRNCALLHQSLALGSDFYSTDATEITNLAKKCVQSDPQRRPTMKKIMRCLQNLQIVQHNASTWEICKLLNGDKAILTGYHYSDSTVKDRRLLTWNSGHVSQFNRGSDYCRAGKNTLEEDYDTLEVFSYKELSMFTNGFNEQNFIGKFQFGRVFRGMIQEKKVMVKIWEPSNEIYLASQHGNKGRLRDEIALLRDARFSSHPNMVKLIGYCHEEEKLGAVYDLDPHQTLYNLSPKDDLTWLQRIKIAYEFACLLEFLHARNLPYMPFLVRNLDANHIIVDKDYSPKLFDFGMSIGGIILDARIDRNRFLFGCYGYMDADALLDGGIWYTFSDVYAYGCVLLGLISKKVYTEEDVKNGSVYVSDSAIAYYDEEKSKARFNQARFSLVERKLSEDGDHFARDGAELTRLALQCVALDLFERPSMKQVVKRLLNLQVVRKHAKELGIRQVGKKN